A window of the Thermodesulforhabdus norvegica genome harbors these coding sequences:
- a CDS encoding CoA activase translates to MRAGRIVKGRTITHCKGQSAEIGSIMGDIVNYSVFSRFHSEVGKFNLKGKRLLIPDMAPFGARLLASCFRAFDVDAVVMETYRGLDLGKAYTSGKECFPCQITLGDILLHLKREKERLGSAFDPNRYVYFLPESDGPCRFGMYNKLQRLVLDSFPEFKNVRIAYLSTGDAYSTEGILPEEDASIFRKLAFVSTVAADVMDRITWRARPYESRKGSVDQLVREVLAHMEKVIEARGRELPFGEIFDLLGEAAREASNLVDRSIPRKPLIGIVGEIYLRTHPASNQGLIRKIEEYGGEVVDASLVEWISFVSYERLRKLGREIKHSWNIKALKKLKELARSWASLALEVAWQNLRQYQGYRRALTHLDIEPDHTVWRIERYLKRYDLFSFEIGTEAALSIGGAIAYVAEGFNGIVNVFPFTCMPSTICSAILKPILQRLRIPFIDLAYDGSVQPGRDMAIRTFIYQAQQHQKQQQKRHPG, encoded by the coding sequence ATGAGAGCCGGCAGGATTGTGAAAGGACGGACAATTACGCACTGCAAAGGCCAATCTGCAGAGATCGGTTCGATTATGGGAGACATAGTAAATTACTCGGTTTTCTCCAGATTCCATTCAGAAGTAGGAAAGTTTAACCTCAAGGGCAAGAGGCTCCTAATTCCGGACATGGCCCCTTTTGGAGCAAGGCTTCTTGCATCGTGCTTTCGTGCTTTTGACGTCGATGCCGTCGTAATGGAAACCTATAGGGGGCTTGATCTGGGAAAGGCCTATACCTCGGGCAAGGAATGTTTTCCCTGTCAGATTACTCTCGGAGACATTCTGTTGCATCTGAAAAGAGAAAAAGAGCGTCTGGGTTCTGCCTTCGACCCGAATCGTTACGTCTATTTCCTTCCCGAATCCGATGGCCCCTGCCGCTTCGGAATGTACAACAAGCTACAGAGACTGGTTCTGGACTCTTTTCCGGAATTCAAAAACGTTCGTATTGCCTACCTATCAACCGGAGATGCCTATTCCACAGAGGGAATTTTGCCCGAAGAAGATGCCTCCATTTTCAGAAAACTCGCCTTTGTTTCCACCGTTGCGGCCGACGTGATGGATCGGATAACATGGAGGGCCCGTCCTTACGAATCCCGGAAAGGCTCGGTCGACCAATTAGTACGGGAAGTTCTTGCTCACATGGAGAAGGTTATAGAAGCCAGAGGACGGGAGCTTCCCTTCGGAGAAATCTTTGACCTTCTTGGAGAAGCCGCCAGGGAAGCCTCCAACCTTGTGGATCGATCAATTCCACGAAAGCCTCTGATAGGAATAGTTGGGGAGATATACCTGAGGACCCATCCGGCGTCCAACCAGGGGCTCATACGGAAGATCGAAGAGTACGGCGGCGAAGTGGTGGACGCCTCCCTTGTGGAGTGGATAAGCTTCGTAAGCTATGAGAGGCTCAGAAAACTTGGCAGGGAAATAAAGCATTCGTGGAACATAAAGGCCCTGAAGAAGCTGAAAGAACTAGCCCGTTCCTGGGCTTCCCTGGCCCTTGAAGTAGCCTGGCAGAACCTTCGTCAATATCAGGGCTACAGGCGTGCTCTCACACACCTGGACATAGAACCGGACCACACGGTATGGCGAATCGAAAGATATCTTAAACGATACGATCTATTTTCCTTCGAAATCGGAACCGAAGCAGCCCTGAGCATAGGCGGCGCCATTGCTTACGTCGCGGAAGGCTTCAACGGCATAGTAAACGTATTTCCCTTTACCTGCATGCCCAGTACCATCTGCTCGGCCATTCTAAAGCCCATCCTTCAGAGGTTAAGGATTCCCTTTATCGACCTTGCCTACGACGGGTCCGTACAGCCGGGCAGAGACATGGCCATCCGCACCTTCATTTATCAGGCCCAGCAGCACCAGAAGCAACAGCAAAAGAGGCATCCCGGATGA
- a CDS encoding ABC transporter permease, with translation MIRDALIIAFRELRRNLLRSVLTSLGIIIGVASVITMVTLGNGATEQVRRQIASLGSNLLMVHVGQAPRGHGGARAEAPPFDLSDARAIEREIYGIEAVAPMAGTAMQVIYGNRNRLTSVFGTTNGFFEVRDWEIAEGRVFLEGEERAGKTVCILGQTVVKELFPYEDPIGKIVRLKKQAYRVVGVLKEKGLSSFGTDRDDIVLIPIKAFHRRIAGNTDINRIEVSVLDESLMEQVRTDIEALMRQRRRIRPGELDDFHVRDMREIAEVLSGTTKSMTSLLAAIAAVSLLVGGIGIMNIMLVAVTERTREIGIRMAVGALPRDVLLQFLVESAVISSLGGFIGIFLALGCSVWLSKVLLVPFVLDPLIVGIAFLFSALIGIAFGFFPARRAAHLNPIDALRHE, from the coding sequence ATGATAAGGGATGCGCTGATAATTGCCTTTCGGGAATTGAGAAGGAATCTTCTGAGGTCGGTTTTAACATCCCTGGGTATAATCATAGGCGTTGCATCGGTCATCACGATGGTTACCCTGGGTAATGGCGCAACCGAACAGGTTCGCCGCCAGATAGCCAGCCTGGGCAGCAATTTACTGATGGTCCATGTAGGGCAGGCTCCCCGGGGACATGGAGGCGCCAGAGCCGAAGCACCACCATTTGATCTTTCCGACGCAAGGGCTATCGAAAGAGAAATTTACGGAATAGAGGCCGTTGCTCCAATGGCCGGCACGGCCATGCAGGTTATATACGGAAATCGCAACAGGCTCACATCAGTTTTCGGCACAACCAATGGTTTTTTTGAGGTAAGGGACTGGGAGATTGCAGAGGGCAGGGTATTTCTCGAAGGTGAAGAGCGTGCCGGAAAGACGGTTTGCATTCTGGGGCAGACGGTCGTAAAAGAGCTTTTTCCCTATGAGGACCCCATCGGGAAAATAGTCAGGCTCAAGAAACAGGCCTACAGAGTGGTAGGAGTCCTGAAAGAAAAGGGACTTTCATCCTTTGGTACGGACAGAGACGACATCGTTCTGATACCCATAAAAGCCTTTCACCGCCGCATCGCCGGCAACACCGACATAAACCGTATAGAAGTTTCGGTTCTGGACGAAAGCCTTATGGAGCAGGTCAGGACGGACATCGAAGCCCTCATGAGGCAGAGACGCCGCATAAGGCCCGGAGAACTCGACGACTTTCACGTACGGGACATGAGAGAAATAGCCGAGGTCCTTTCGGGCACAACGAAATCCATGACTTCTTTGCTTGCGGCAATAGCCGCCGTAAGCCTCCTTGTAGGCGGGATCGGTATAATGAACATCATGCTGGTCGCCGTAACCGAAAGAACCCGTGAAATCGGTATAAGGATGGCCGTAGGGGCACTACCCCGGGACGTGTTGCTCCAGTTTCTCGTTGAATCTGCGGTCATCTCATCTCTCGGCGGCTTCATAGGAATCTTTCTGGCCCTTGGATGCTCGGTATGGTTATCAAAGGTTCTTCTGGTTCCCTTTGTCCTGGATCCCCTAATTGTGGGTATCGCTTTTCTCTTTTCTGCCCTTATAGGAATCGCATTCGGCTTCTTCCCCGCCCGAAGGGCCGCTCATCTAAACCCCATTGACGCCCTCAGGCACGAGTAA
- a CDS encoding ArsA-related P-loop ATPase has product MKIAISGKGGVGKTTVAAFLARWFGQRGYSVLAIDADPDANLGHALGIPNAGEIVPISQMKDLIAERTESVPGTFGGFFKMNPKVDDLPDTLAVPCGDNVRLMVMGGVKKGGMGCVCPESVLLKNLVHHLVLRRDDVVIMDMEAGIEHLGRGTARGVDAFIVVVEPGKRSIETAERIRELASDIGLERIFVVANKVRLDRDREYITENLRNFQLLGFIPYDEAIIEADMKGVFAGGVSDTTREAMEKIAQQILGIKES; this is encoded by the coding sequence ATGAAAATAGCCATAAGCGGGAAGGGCGGCGTGGGGAAAACCACCGTAGCGGCCTTCCTGGCCAGATGGTTTGGCCAGAGAGGTTATTCGGTTCTGGCAATCGATGCAGATCCCGATGCTAATCTGGGTCATGCCCTTGGCATACCAAATGCCGGCGAAATTGTGCCCATTTCTCAGATGAAGGATCTTATTGCCGAACGAACGGAGTCGGTGCCCGGAACTTTCGGCGGGTTCTTCAAGATGAACCCGAAGGTGGACGATCTTCCGGACACACTGGCGGTTCCGTGTGGAGACAATGTGCGGCTTATGGTTATGGGCGGCGTCAAGAAAGGCGGCATGGGATGCGTCTGCCCTGAAAGTGTCCTTCTTAAGAACCTCGTGCATCATCTGGTGCTTCGCAGGGATGATGTCGTCATAATGGACATGGAAGCAGGAATTGAGCACCTGGGACGCGGGACGGCCCGTGGCGTTGATGCTTTTATTGTGGTGGTTGAACCCGGAAAGAGGAGCATTGAGACGGCCGAGCGGATTCGGGAGCTTGCCTCTGATATTGGGCTTGAGCGCATATTTGTAGTTGCCAATAAGGTGAGGTTGGACCGCGACCGTGAATATATAACGGAAAACCTGAGAAATTTTCAGCTCCTCGGCTTCATACCCTACGATGAGGCCATTATTGAAGCCGATATGAAGGGGGTTTTTGCCGGTGGGGTTTCTGATACAACACGAGAAGCAATGGAAAAAATTGCTCAGCAGATCCTGGGAATAAAGGAATCATAA
- a CDS encoding Rne/Rng family ribonuclease, with protein MSNQLLLINALYPEEFRIAIVEGFNLEGFFIETASQTKHLGNIYKGIVEQIQPSLQAAFVNIGLERNGFLPLDEIHPEYFAVEPVGQPRIQDLLQPGQEVLVQVVKEGVGNKGPALTTYISLAGRYVVLMPGSNQRAVSRKISDEEQKERLRRIAQELTLPDEFGIILRTAAAYQTKRAIIKDLKYLLRIWENIREKTVTTPAPALIYKERSLVIRVVRDYLTPDIKRIIVDQKDVCREVKDFLKIITPRHQHIVELHKHDTPIFSHYGIESQIEQIFHKRVSLPSGGYIVIEPTEALVAIDVNSGRATSERDPEETSFRVNLEAAVEIPRQLRLRDLGGLIVIDFIDMNLAAHKAKVEQTLREALRKDKAKVSVGRISRFGILEMSRQHLGVNVQFGTYRECPYCNGSGMVQTPEAAALAMLRKIWNYLCQGTDFSALQISTPPDVAHYLLNQKRPDLRALEKRYGVQIHIFGDPSLKPHESTIKTIGHGEGNDLWQAAHSRA; from the coding sequence ATGAGCAATCAGCTCCTTTTAATAAACGCCCTGTACCCCGAAGAATTCCGCATCGCTATTGTCGAAGGGTTCAACTTGGAAGGTTTCTTTATAGAGACGGCCTCCCAGACGAAACACCTCGGAAATATATACAAGGGGATAGTGGAGCAAATTCAGCCGTCTCTTCAGGCCGCCTTCGTAAACATAGGACTGGAGCGAAACGGCTTTCTACCTCTTGACGAAATACACCCCGAATACTTCGCCGTAGAACCCGTCGGTCAACCGCGTATCCAGGACCTTCTTCAGCCCGGTCAGGAAGTCCTGGTTCAGGTCGTCAAGGAAGGCGTCGGAAACAAGGGGCCGGCTCTCACGACCTACATAAGCCTTGCGGGACGCTATGTGGTTCTCATGCCCGGCTCTAATCAGCGAGCCGTTTCGAGAAAAATATCCGACGAAGAACAAAAAGAGCGTTTACGCCGCATAGCCCAGGAACTGACTCTGCCCGACGAGTTTGGAATAATCTTGAGAACCGCTGCTGCTTATCAGACCAAGCGTGCCATCATTAAAGATTTGAAGTATCTTTTAAGAATATGGGAAAATATTCGTGAAAAAACGGTCACGACACCTGCTCCTGCTCTCATATACAAAGAGCGCAGTCTGGTCATCAGAGTCGTACGGGACTATTTAACTCCGGATATAAAACGCATAATCGTCGATCAAAAGGATGTTTGCCGTGAGGTCAAAGATTTTCTGAAAATAATAACCCCACGGCATCAGCACATTGTTGAGCTTCATAAGCACGATACACCGATTTTCAGTCATTACGGGATCGAATCACAGATCGAACAGATATTTCACAAAAGAGTGTCTTTACCGTCGGGAGGCTATATAGTCATCGAACCCACTGAAGCCCTTGTTGCCATTGACGTAAATTCCGGAAGGGCCACATCGGAGCGCGATCCCGAAGAAACGAGCTTTCGTGTCAATCTGGAAGCGGCCGTTGAGATCCCGCGCCAGCTCCGGCTTCGTGACCTCGGAGGGCTCATAGTCATTGACTTTATAGACATGAACCTGGCAGCTCACAAGGCAAAGGTCGAGCAAACTCTTAGAGAAGCACTCAGAAAGGACAAGGCAAAGGTTTCGGTAGGGCGAATATCACGCTTCGGCATCCTGGAAATGTCACGACAGCACCTCGGGGTCAATGTGCAGTTCGGGACTTATCGAGAATGCCCCTATTGTAATGGCTCCGGTATGGTACAAACCCCCGAAGCGGCAGCACTGGCAATGCTGAGAAAAATCTGGAACTATCTGTGTCAGGGTACGGATTTCTCAGCCCTGCAAATCTCAACACCTCCCGATGTCGCTCACTACTTACTGAATCAAAAAAGACCCGACCTCCGGGCGCTGGAAAAACGATACGGTGTTCAAATACACATCTTCGGGGACCCTTCATTAAAACCTCACGAAAGCACGATCAAAACCATCGGTCACGGAGAAGGAAACGACCTCTGGCAGGCAGCCCACTCCCGTGCTTGA
- the folE2 gene encoding GTP cyclohydrolase FolE2 codes for MVDVQSRRDHRNIAIDKVGVKNIRYPLTVLDKSRGFQHTVGTINMYVNLPRRFKGTHMSRFIEILNEFYGNFDIRNLPRILETMQKRLDAESAHIEISFPYFIEKLAPVTKSTGIMEYGCRVIGALDCNLGYDLIVEVIVPITTVCPCSKEISNYGAHNQRGIVRLAVRYEKFIWIEDLIELVEDCASCDVYSVLKRPDEKYVTERAYDNAKFVEDVVRDVALRLKADPNITWFAVDVENFESIHNHSAYAFIERWKKA; via the coding sequence GTGGTAGATGTTCAGAGCCGGAGGGATCATAGAAATATTGCCATAGACAAGGTAGGTGTTAAGAACATCCGATACCCTCTTACGGTGCTGGATAAATCCAGGGGATTTCAGCATACTGTGGGCACTATAAACATGTATGTAAATCTTCCCAGGCGATTTAAAGGCACTCACATGAGCCGTTTTATCGAGATTCTAAACGAATTCTACGGTAATTTTGATATACGCAATCTGCCTCGTATTCTGGAGACCATGCAGAAAAGGCTTGATGCTGAGTCCGCTCACATAGAGATTTCTTTTCCTTATTTCATAGAAAAGCTTGCACCGGTTACAAAATCTACGGGGATCATGGAATACGGATGTCGTGTCATCGGAGCACTTGACTGCAATCTGGGCTATGATCTCATAGTTGAAGTAATTGTTCCCATAACAACCGTTTGTCCCTGCTCGAAGGAAATCAGCAATTACGGTGCTCACAACCAGAGAGGCATTGTGAGGTTAGCGGTTCGTTACGAAAAGTTCATCTGGATTGAAGACCTTATAGAACTGGTGGAAGATTGTGCTTCCTGTGACGTATATTCCGTTCTTAAGCGTCCCGACGAAAAGTATGTTACCGAAAGGGCTTACGACAATGCCAAGTTTGTTGAAGATGTCGTAAGAGATGTGGCCCTGAGGCTTAAAGCCGATCCCAACATTACCTGGTTTGCCGTGGACGTGGAAAACTTCGAGTCTATTCACAACCACAGTGCTTATGCTTTTATAGAAAGGTGGAAAAAGGCGTGA
- a CDS encoding transglutaminase-like domain-containing protein produces MEDLKIYLRPTSVIDSENPEVVKVAREVAGTVSGEVEKAVRLYYWVRDRIRYDPYAPFYREEHYRASWIIKRGSSFCIGKASVMCALCRCVGIPARPAFADVKNHLATRRFLERLGTDLVSYHGYVEMYIGGRWVKASPTFDVNTCRRFGVPPLDFNGTDDALLQAYAPDPEIGGTESGSRRFMEYVRYHGHREDIPVSEILAAWERVYGRERINRWIDEIEKGKDEG; encoded by the coding sequence ATGGAAGACTTAAAAATTTATCTCAGGCCGACGAGTGTTATAGATTCGGAAAATCCCGAGGTTGTGAAGGTCGCTCGGGAGGTAGCAGGAACGGTTTCCGGTGAGGTGGAAAAGGCTGTTAGACTCTATTACTGGGTCAGAGATCGAATACGCTATGATCCCTATGCTCCTTTTTACAGGGAAGAACATTACAGGGCCAGCTGGATAATTAAGCGAGGTTCCAGCTTTTGCATAGGTAAGGCCTCTGTTATGTGTGCGCTGTGCCGCTGCGTTGGCATCCCCGCCAGACCTGCTTTTGCCGATGTGAAGAACCATCTGGCAACCCGACGTTTTCTGGAGAGGCTGGGTACCGACCTTGTGAGCTATCACGGATACGTGGAGATGTATATCGGAGGACGCTGGGTTAAGGCTTCTCCCACTTTTGACGTGAATACCTGCAGGCGTTTTGGGGTTCCCCCTCTGGATTTTAACGGCACCGATGATGCTCTTCTTCAGGCCTATGCTCCTGATCCAGAAATCGGGGGAACAGAGTCGGGAAGCAGGCGATTCATGGAGTATGTTAGATACCACGGCCACAGAGAAGACATCCCCGTTTCGGAAATTTTGGCGGCCTGGGAAAGAGTGTACGGTAGAGAAAGAATAAATCGGTGGATCGATGAGATCGAAAAGGGAAAGGATGAGGGATGA
- a CDS encoding AAA family ATPase: protein MGEGHAKSQDNFAEIVLAFEDPEFYPHPVSKIERRETHISVVFLTGELVYKIKKPVNFGFLNYETPELRKFYCHQEVRLNKRLAEDVYLRVEKICLDGRRGKFYLGDCESPVEHAVVMKELPQEESLEHYLLGNMINESILEKIGLRLADFYGRASVSDPHFTKYGGVEYVRFNAYENIHQLLPFAREVGGVELLKWLKEAIYAFTVRYRSLFNERVSNGYVVDGHGDLRAEHIYIRDGIQILDCIEFNNRLRFGDVAVDLAFLFMDLCRLGFEDVAYAVLDKYCVKNGDFQFWGLLDFYTAYRALVRAKVACLETLSCEAGLTGPAFEKARKFMRLGTEHTAAYGLPTVVILMGLPASGKSRLAARIRDDFHWEYLSTDEIRKRLDPGVRVSPFGAGDYSEDRRSRIYEIMAKSTADLVERGRSVVVDGTFSRACWRELFLKSLDEAKCHIIMIEAVASPEVLKERLMCRESGNQKELSDARLEHLEPFIRSYEPPDEVPHEKFIRVSTDTDFELSVAYLTRELYRKRLNQAREWAACQRSFPSP, encoded by the coding sequence ATGGGTGAAGGTCATGCTAAATCGCAGGATAATTTTGCAGAGATAGTTCTCGCCTTCGAAGATCCCGAATTTTATCCTCATCCGGTTTCAAAGATTGAGCGCAGGGAAACCCATATATCCGTCGTATTTCTTACCGGTGAATTGGTCTATAAAATCAAAAAGCCCGTGAACTTTGGATTCTTAAATTATGAAACCCCGGAGTTGCGAAAATTTTACTGTCATCAGGAAGTTAGATTGAACAAAAGGCTTGCCGAGGATGTTTACCTCAGGGTTGAAAAGATTTGCCTGGACGGTCGTAGAGGAAAGTTCTATCTGGGCGATTGTGAGTCGCCTGTAGAGCATGCTGTCGTCATGAAGGAGTTACCTCAGGAAGAAAGCCTTGAGCACTATCTCCTTGGGAATATGATCAATGAATCGATTCTAGAAAAAATCGGCTTACGTCTTGCGGACTTTTACGGCCGGGCTTCCGTTTCCGATCCACATTTTACCAAATATGGAGGTGTAGAATACGTAAGGTTTAATGCCTACGAAAACATCCATCAGCTTTTGCCTTTTGCCAGGGAGGTCGGAGGGGTTGAACTTCTGAAGTGGCTCAAAGAAGCCATTTATGCCTTTACCGTGCGCTATAGATCCCTTTTCAATGAAAGGGTTAGCAACGGTTATGTGGTTGACGGTCACGGGGATTTGCGAGCCGAGCACATCTACATCCGTGACGGAATACAGATTCTGGACTGCATAGAGTTCAACAACAGGTTGAGGTTCGGTGATGTTGCGGTGGATCTGGCCTTTCTCTTCATGGATCTGTGCAGACTCGGTTTTGAGGATGTGGCCTATGCCGTTCTGGATAAGTACTGTGTAAAAAACGGAGATTTTCAATTCTGGGGATTGCTTGATTTTTACACTGCTTATAGAGCCCTGGTCAGGGCGAAGGTGGCATGTCTTGAGACGCTGTCCTGTGAAGCCGGTCTGACCGGCCCTGCCTTTGAGAAAGCCCGGAAGTTTATGAGACTGGGGACGGAGCATACTGCGGCCTATGGTCTGCCGACCGTGGTAATTTTGATGGGACTGCCTGCCTCGGGAAAGAGCCGTCTCGCTGCTCGGATCAGAGACGATTTCCATTGGGAATATCTGTCAACTGATGAGATCAGAAAGCGGCTGGATCCGGGTGTCAGGGTGAGTCCCTTTGGTGCAGGTGACTACTCCGAAGATAGACGCTCCAGGATCTATGAGATTATGGCGAAGAGCACGGCGGATCTGGTTGAAAGAGGCCGTTCTGTCGTGGTGGACGGGACATTTTCCAGGGCTTGCTGGCGAGAGCTTTTCCTTAAAAGTCTTGATGAAGCGAAGTGTCACATAATTATGATAGAAGCAGTAGCATCGCCGGAAGTGCTGAAGGAAAGGTTGATGTGCCGTGAGAGCGGGAATCAAAAAGAGTTGAGCGATGCCCGTCTTGAGCATCTTGAGCCCTTTATCAGGTCCTACGAACCTCCGGATGAGGTGCCCCACGAAAAGTTTATCAGGGTATCAACGGATACGGATTTTGAGCTTTCTGTGGCATATCTGACCAGGGAGCTTTATCGAAAAAGGTTAAATCAAGCACGGGAGTGGGCTGCCTGCCAGAGGTCGTTTCCTTCTCCGTGA
- a CDS encoding AF1514 family protein: MKCSKKWDRSMAWTDVIALDFPGNDFIGAQEVAAREARRRIDDPMVLAWYDHKSDRSFPDVTCCSELLPGWVVYAKSRGGRLIVDVNEGEYVFVFV; this comes from the coding sequence ATGAAGTGCTCGAAAAAGTGGGACAGAAGTATGGCGTGGACTGACGTGATTGCGCTGGATTTTCCCGGGAATGATTTCATTGGGGCTCAGGAAGTGGCAGCACGGGAAGCCCGGAGAAGGATTGACGATCCCATGGTACTTGCCTGGTATGACCACAAGAGCGACAGGTCTTTTCCCGATGTGACCTGTTGTTCTGAATTGCTGCCTGGCTGGGTTGTTTATGCGAAATCTAGAGGTGGACGGCTAATAGTGGATGTTAACGAAGGCGAATACGTGTTCGTTTTCGTATAG
- a CDS encoding DUF3786 domain-containing protein, with translation MPRIDDYKEALRIAKEKLASSNIHHLAGKAGARVSVTDDGSIEMQYPFLGIPVSIRVDVSSGQVAIFRTDSEEEISLTDQILIAHYALNASGEPETGEWITFRDIPSGHFYFDAFQRRARDPFLRTFGSDPDLFAKTAPLLGGVEVKGVGDLAYEFTVFPRIKVRIVLWRGDEEFEPEATILFDRNIDTYLPTEDIAYLSGAVVYRLMGIARSMKG, from the coding sequence GTGCCCAGAATTGACGATTATAAAGAAGCTCTGAGAATTGCCAAAGAAAAGCTTGCTTCTTCTAACATTCATCATCTTGCGGGGAAAGCGGGTGCTCGGGTTTCGGTTACGGACGATGGCTCCATTGAGATGCAATATCCCTTCCTTGGCATTCCCGTTTCGATTAGGGTCGATGTGAGTTCGGGACAGGTAGCCATTTTTCGAACCGACTCGGAAGAGGAAATATCCCTTACGGATCAGATTCTCATTGCCCATTATGCCCTGAACGCTTCCGGTGAGCCGGAAACGGGTGAATGGATCACTTTTCGTGACATACCCTCGGGTCACTTTTATTTTGATGCCTTTCAACGCCGGGCGAGGGATCCTTTCCTGAGAACTTTTGGTTCAGATCCCGATCTCTTTGCAAAGACGGCGCCGCTTCTGGGAGGCGTCGAGGTTAAGGGAGTGGGTGATCTGGCTTACGAATTTACGGTTTTCCCAAGGATAAAAGTTCGGATTGTTTTGTGGCGGGGGGACGAAGAGTTCGAACCCGAGGCAACCATTCTTTTTGACAGAAACATCGATACCTATCTTCCCACCGAAGATATAGCCTATCTCAGCGGAGCTGTGGTTTACCGGCTCATGGGAATTGCCAGATCAATGAAGGGTTGA
- a CDS encoding EAL and HDOD domain-containing protein, with protein sequence MNAFVARQPIFDRNKNLWGYEILYRPASDASEANIANPEEASYTVLHNLLMVLDFAEFVDGTRGFINFPKGLILEGIPAALPTENTIIEILEDTEPGPEVLEACKRLKDRGYSIALDDFTLRNSKQLPFLEFADIIKVDCLASPVEEWGEIARTYGRSGKLLLAEKIETHEAFKQALELGFHLFQGFFFSRPVTVLRKDIPSAVMSRMKIMAELASTREMNPEDFEKLLKQDPGLTYKLLRYINSPAVGMRTRVTNIRRAVILLGEKEVRRWLFIVIYGQLFGTANPYRLFEHSLQRARYMELLAGDTSKVKPEEAFLTGLISTLDAVLECPMEEILKKLPVATSIREALLQFKGPAGTLYRLVLSHEQDSLEEVVNLSRLFGLPISRLTELYLESLRWVQQIL encoded by the coding sequence ATGAACGCTTTTGTAGCAAGACAGCCCATATTTGACAGAAATAAAAACCTCTGGGGATACGAAATACTCTACAGGCCTGCATCGGATGCTTCGGAAGCAAACATTGCCAATCCCGAAGAGGCCTCATACACGGTTCTTCACAATCTCTTAATGGTTCTGGATTTTGCAGAGTTTGTTGACGGTACCAGAGGTTTCATCAACTTCCCAAAAGGCCTTATTCTCGAGGGTATCCCGGCCGCACTGCCCACCGAAAACACCATAATCGAAATTCTGGAAGACACGGAACCGGGGCCGGAGGTTCTGGAGGCCTGTAAAAGGCTGAAAGATCGGGGTTACTCAATAGCCCTGGACGACTTTACACTTCGAAACTCAAAGCAACTGCCATTTCTGGAGTTTGCGGACATAATCAAGGTAGATTGTCTTGCAAGCCCTGTGGAAGAGTGGGGGGAAATAGCGAGGACTTATGGCCGCTCGGGAAAACTTCTTCTTGCCGAAAAGATCGAAACTCACGAAGCCTTCAAACAGGCTCTGGAGCTGGGTTTTCACCTTTTTCAGGGCTTTTTTTTCAGCCGGCCCGTTACCGTACTTCGTAAAGATATTCCCTCTGCCGTAATGAGCAGGATGAAGATCATGGCAGAGCTGGCATCGACAAGAGAAATGAATCCTGAAGATTTTGAAAAGCTTCTCAAGCAGGACCCAGGACTCACTTACAAACTGCTTCGTTACATAAACTCACCGGCGGTAGGAATGAGAACTCGGGTCACCAACATAAGACGAGCCGTCATATTGCTGGGGGAAAAAGAGGTCAGACGATGGTTGTTTATCGTAATCTACGGCCAGTTATTCGGCACGGCAAATCCCTACAGACTCTTCGAGCACTCTCTCCAGAGGGCCCGGTACATGGAATTACTCGCCGGGGATACATCAAAGGTTAAACCCGAGGAAGCCTTTCTTACGGGATTGATTTCCACTCTGGATGCTGTTCTGGAATGTCCCATGGAGGAAATACTTAAAAAGCTTCCGGTAGCAACCTCCATAAGGGAAGCCCTTTTGCAATTCAAAGGCCCTGCGGGCACTCTTTACCGGCTGGTTTTATCGCATGAACAGGATTCTTTAGAAGAGGTCGTAAATCTTTCAAGGCTTTTCGGACTGCCCATAAGCAGGCTTACAGAGCTTTACCTTGAGTCGCTAAGATGGGTTCAGCAGATTCTCTAA